A window of bacterium BMS3Abin02 contains these coding sequences:
- the suhB_1 gene encoding inositol-1-monophosphatase, translating into MVADSIERRVFAEELAVEAGQLALSYRGRDDLQVRSKGVLDWVTEADLATERLIRRRIAESFPHDRVLGEEGGDVTPPTGVGHAMWVVDPIDGTTCFVSGLPSWCVSIACVDESGHPFLGVVRDPGAAETFSALEGHGLTINGHGISVPDKGITGGLVGVGHPRNAPDGPTLTFLQRLFAAGGLFYNCGSAALALAYVAAGRLVGFFESDLRAWDALAGEVLVRESGGWSTSFVYDGSPATGKPVLAANRGSADALRDLAADLLGGYSRPPPVLA; encoded by the coding sequence ATGGTTGCCGATAGCATCGAGCGACGCGTCTTCGCCGAAGAGTTGGCCGTCGAGGCAGGGCAGTTGGCGTTGTCGTATCGCGGGCGGGATGATCTGCAGGTCCGGTCGAAAGGTGTCCTCGACTGGGTGACGGAAGCCGACCTGGCAACCGAGCGGCTGATCCGGCGCCGGATCGCCGAGTCCTTCCCGCATGACCGTGTCCTCGGGGAAGAAGGAGGCGACGTCACCCCTCCAACCGGAGTGGGACACGCCATGTGGGTCGTAGATCCCATCGATGGCACGACCTGTTTCGTCTCGGGTCTGCCGAGTTGGTGTGTGTCGATCGCCTGTGTCGACGAGTCCGGCCATCCGTTCCTGGGCGTCGTGCGCGATCCCGGCGCTGCCGAGACGTTCTCGGCACTGGAAGGTCACGGGCTCACCATCAACGGTCACGGTATCTCGGTTCCCGACAAGGGAATCACCGGCGGGCTGGTCGGCGTGGGACATCCGCGCAACGCACCGGACGGGCCCACCCTGACGTTTCTCCAACGGCTCTTTGCGGCAGGGGGCCTGTTCTACAACTGCGGATCGGCTGCGCTCGCTCTCGCCTACGTCGCTGCCGGACGGCTCGTCGGGTTCTTCGAATCCGACCTCCGGGCATGGGACGCCCTGGCCGGCGAGGTTCTCGTCCGTGAGTCGGGTGGATGGTCGACGAGTTTCGTGTATGACGGATCGCCGGCCACCGGCAAGCCCGTGCTCGCGGCAAACCGGGGGAGTGCCGACGCGCTCCGGGATCTCGCCGCGGATCTCCTGGGGGGGTACAGCCGCCCTCCCCCCGTTCTTGCGTGA